A window from Candidatus Macondimonas diazotrophica encodes these proteins:
- a CDS encoding DUF4399 domain-containing protein, with protein MIRRGHLRGSLLFFIVMVAGTAWAELPVSPAPPGAVAYFITPQDGDRIRGPVVVRFGLKGMGVAPAGTVKDGTGHHHLLVDWDQPPVKGQPIPSDAHHRHFGNGQTETTLELPPGRHTLQLLMGDANHVPHQPPAMSERITIEVLP; from the coding sequence ATGATCCGACGTGGTCACCTTCGGGGTTCTCTGCTTTTTTTCATCGTGATGGTTGCCGGGACGGCATGGGCCGAATTGCCGGTTAGTCCCGCACCACCCGGCGCAGTGGCTTATTTCATCACGCCTCAGGATGGCGACCGTATTCGCGGTCCGGTGGTCGTGCGTTTCGGTCTCAAAGGCATGGGTGTTGCCCCGGCCGGGACCGTGAAAGATGGAACGGGCCATCATCATCTGCTTGTCGATTGGGATCAGCCGCCGGTCAAAGGGCAGCCGATTCCGTCCGATGCCCATCATCGCCATTTCGGAAATGGCCAGACCGAGACCACGTTGGAACTCCCACCGGGCCGGCACACCCTGCAGCTGCTCATGGGTGATGCCAATCATGTGCCCCATCAGCCGCCGGCGATGTCCGAGCGCATCACCATCGAAGTATTGCCTTGA
- a CDS encoding 3-deoxy-D-manno-octulosonic acid kinase, with translation MSVLQIEESWASSLDPQAASGPDIKAAYLRLDDGAVVYDAMRLSQPSRHYFDPDYWKNHAEVLPVPGGRGQVQRIGLAGQDWILRHFRRGGWMGRLTEDRYLWTGLIQSRPWREWHLLYDLYRGGLPVPRPIAAQVQRVDRWWYRADMITERLDASPLSLVLQGQNIPEGLWQRVGAQINQFHRAGIYHADLNLDNILVDGDMRVFLLDFDKGWRRKPRLHWQRANLRRLRHSLIKALGRYPDLMFGSADWKRLLDGYAGGSSRA, from the coding sequence GTGAGCGTTCTGCAGATTGAAGAATCATGGGCGAGCAGCTTGGATCCCCAAGCCGCGAGTGGGCCCGACATCAAGGCAGCCTATCTCCGCCTAGACGATGGGGCCGTGGTCTATGACGCCATGCGGCTCTCGCAGCCCAGCCGCCACTACTTCGATCCGGATTACTGGAAAAATCATGCCGAGGTGCTGCCCGTGCCGGGTGGCCGCGGGCAGGTTCAACGGATCGGGCTGGCCGGGCAGGACTGGATCCTGCGCCATTTCCGCCGGGGCGGCTGGATGGGCCGGTTGACAGAGGATCGGTATCTCTGGACCGGACTCATTCAGAGTCGGCCCTGGCGGGAATGGCATCTGCTGTATGACCTGTATCGGGGTGGGTTGCCCGTGCCGCGGCCCATTGCCGCGCAGGTGCAACGGGTCGATCGCTGGTGGTATCGCGCGGACATGATCACGGAGCGACTCGATGCGTCACCGCTATCCCTGGTGCTTCAAGGCCAGAACATACCAGAGGGGCTCTGGCAGCGGGTCGGGGCGCAGATCAACCAGTTCCACCGTGCCGGGATCTATCATGCCGACCTCAATCTCGACAATATTCTGGTAGATGGGGATATGCGGGTGTTCCTGCTCGATTTTGACAAGGGATGGCGGCGAAAACCCCGGCTACATTGGCAGCGCGCCAATCTCCGGCGATTGCGGCATTCACTGATCAAAGCCTTGGGGCGTTATCCCGACCTGATGTTCGGTTCCGCCGACTGGAAGCGTCTTTTGGATGGCTACGCAGGCGGGAGTTCTCGGGCGTAG